A genomic region of Solanum dulcamara chromosome 2, daSolDulc1.2, whole genome shotgun sequence contains the following coding sequences:
- the LOC129881063 gene encoding inositol phosphorylceramide glucuronosyltransferase 1-like translates to MKEIDFRYGFLFFLIFLSSNWVIGAIKSQSTEEAYVTLLYGDEFLLGVRVLGKSIRDTGSTKDMVVLVSDGVSQYANDLLRADGWIVEKISLLSNPNQVRPKRFWGVYTKLKVFNMTKYKKVVYLDADTIVVKSIENLFKCGKFCANLKHSERLNSGVMVIETSDEVFKDMMSKMTTLPSYTGGDQGFLNSYYAGFANARVYEPNQPFDVLNSRKVPEMERLSTLYNADVGLYMLANKWMVDEKELRVIHYTLGPLKPWDWWTSWLLKPVDVWQNVRVRLQESLPGTGGGKNPRDELLVKFLFLLPLLLMIFFYYKSCLQTRSLFDHIRQLYYKIRAGGVLAYSSVSSSTILSDQQPKVPSFLGGISVCVCFAAVVVSLGLSLVIIPRQVMPWTGLLLMYEWTFTLFFLQFGSYLYLVYQWGKAVANRAGQFRADSTSLDHESGKGHQRQQSCCDIASCYYGLGMAFLAILAPALPSIFGITALFLRLGVMVVGGLVLASFMTYAAEHLSIRSFTRGFEEKDTHRSRSICFLC, encoded by the exons ATGAAAGAAATTGATTTTAGATAtggttttctctttttcttgatATTTCTATCAAGTAATTGGGTTATTGGAGCTATCAAATCTCAATCAACTGAAGAAGCATATGTTACCCTTTTATATGGAGATGAGTTCTTGCTGGGTGTTAGAGTTCTTGGAAAGTCAATTAGGGATACTGGGTCTACTAAAGATATGGTTGTTTTGGTTTCTGATGGGGTTTCTCAATATGCCAATGATCTCCTCAGA GCTGATGGTTGGATTGTGGAAAAGATTAGTTTACTGTCAAACCCAAATCAAGTTAGGCCGAAGAGGTTTTGGGGGGTTTACACAAAGCTAAAAGTATTTAACATGACCAAGTACAAGAAAG TGGTATATCTTGATGCTGATACTATTGTAGTTAAGAGCATTGAAAATCTCTTTAAATGTGGGAAGTTCTGTGCAAATTTGAAACATTCTGAGAGACTAAATTCTGGAGTAATGGTGATTGAGACATCCGACGAAGTTTTTAAGGATATGATGAGCAAGATGACTACTTTGCCATCTTACACTGGAG GTGATCAAGGTTTTCTGAACTCCTACTATGCTGGGTTTGCTAATGCGCGTGTTTATGAGCCAAATCAGccttttgatgttttaaattctaGAAAGGTCCCTGAAATGGAGAGACTTTCTACTCTTTACAATGCGGATGTTGGCCTTTACATGCTTGCTAACAAG TGGATGGTCGATGAGAAAGAACTCCGAGTTATTCATTACACACTGGGACCACTTAAACCATGGGATTGGTGGACATCTTGGCTGTTAAAACCTGTTGACGTATGGCAG AATGTTAGGGTACGTCTTCAAGAGTCTCTACCTGGAACTGGAGGGGGCAAGAATCCTAGAGATGAACTTCTTGTCAAATTTCTGTTTCTGCTTCCATTACTTCTgatgatatttttttactatAAGTCATGTTTACAG ACACGATCGTTATTTGACCACATTAGACAGCTATACTACAAGATCAGAGCTGGAGGTGTCCTAGCTTATTCTTCTGTTTCTTCGTCTACCATTCTTTCAGACCAACAG CCAAAGGTGCCTTCTTTTCTGGGTGGGATATCTGTATGTGTCTGTTTTGCTGCTGTTGTGGTATCCCTTGGGCTTTCGCTTGTAATTATCCCCCGCCAAGTAATGCCGTGGACTGGTCTCCTCCTGATGTACGAGTGGACGTTTACACTTTTCTTCCTACAGTTTGGAAGTTATTTGTACTTAGTTTATCAATGGGGAAAGGCTGTGGCAAATCGAGCTGGACAATTTCGGGCCGATTCTACATCTTTGGACCATGAATCTGGAAAAG GTCATCAGCGGCAGCAATCATGTTGTGACATTGCTTCGTGCTACTATGGGTTAGGGATGGCATTTCTCGCAATTTTAGCCCCCGCATTACCTAGTATTTTCGGAATCACTGCTTTGTTTTTGAG GTTAGGTGTGATGGTCGTAGGAGGCCTTGTTTTGGCATCGTTCATGACATATGCTGCGGAGCATCTATCGATAAGATCGTTTACGAGGGGATTTGAAGAAAAAGATACACACAGGAGTAGGAGTATATGTTTCTTGTGCTGA